A single region of the Prochlorococcus marinus str. MIT 0917 genome encodes:
- a CDS encoding ribonuclease D — protein MTKKLGKPSTFKIFNKDIDNETEIALSSSMALAIDTEAMGLIHGRDRLCLIQICDEFDNVICIRTERNQHSAPHLKSILEKNTIEKVFHFARFDVAALASNLNIYVNPIFCTKIASKIGRTYSPRHGLKEVIMETVGVELDKQAQSSDWGKVGDLTQKQLIYAANDVRYLLGAKYKLEEMLKREERWELAKKCFQCVPVLSELDRRRFSNIFDH, from the coding sequence ATGACAAAAAAACTTGGTAAACCATCTACTTTCAAGATCTTTAATAAAGACATCGATAATGAAACTGAAATTGCTTTAAGCTCATCTATGGCTTTAGCAATTGATACCGAAGCCATGGGATTAATACATGGTAGAGACAGGCTATGTTTAATACAAATATGTGATGAATTTGATAATGTTATTTGTATTCGTACAGAACGAAATCAACATTCAGCACCACACTTAAAATCTATTCTTGAGAAAAACACAATTGAAAAAGTCTTTCATTTTGCAAGATTTGATGTTGCTGCTTTAGCAAGTAATCTAAATATCTATGTTAATCCAATTTTTTGTACAAAAATCGCAAGTAAAATAGGAAGAACTTACAGTCCAAGACATGGTTTGAAAGAAGTAATTATGGAAACTGTTGGAGTGGAATTAGATAAACAAGCTCAAAGCAGTGACTGGGGAAAAGTTGGTGATTTAACTCAAAAACAACTTATCTATGCAGCAAATGACGTTAGATATTTACTAGGAGCAAAATACAAGCTTGAAGAGATGTTGAAACGTGAAGAAAGATGGGAATTAGCCAAAAAATGTTTCCAATGCGTACCTGTTTTGTCCGAGCTTGATAGAAGAAGATTTTCCAATATTTTTGATCATTAA
- the purM gene encoding phosphoribosylformylglycinamidine cyclo-ligase, translating into MDYKTAGVDVTAGRAFVERIKSCVEKTHKSEVIGGLGGFGGCIRIPKGYESPVLVSGTDGVGTKLELAQKFGCHFGVGIDLVAMCVNDVITNGARPLFFLDYIASGTLTPDALAEVIEGIAAGCGQSDCSLLGGETAEMPGFYPSGRYDLAGFCVGIVEHRHLIDGTKIDCDDQIIGIKSNGVHSNGFSLVRKVLSIANVDENTLYGKNQRNLIKSLLEPTAIYFQIVDKLLRENLSIHGMTHITGGGLPENLPRIFPSGLLPYIDITSWEISEIFNWLQNAGDIPEIDLWNTFNMGIGFCLIVPKNAVNSALEICIQNDFEAWNIGQVVESQNNSKHIDILGIPR; encoded by the coding sequence ATGGATTACAAAACTGCGGGAGTTGATGTTACTGCTGGAAGAGCCTTTGTGGAGAGAATTAAATCATGCGTTGAAAAAACTCATAAAAGTGAGGTCATCGGCGGGTTAGGAGGTTTTGGAGGATGTATAAGAATTCCAAAAGGCTATGAAAGTCCTGTCTTGGTATCCGGGACGGATGGTGTTGGTACAAAATTAGAATTGGCTCAAAAATTTGGTTGTCATTTTGGAGTTGGAATAGATCTGGTTGCAATGTGCGTTAATGATGTAATAACTAATGGCGCTCGACCCTTATTTTTTCTTGATTACATAGCAAGCGGAACTTTGACTCCTGATGCTTTGGCTGAAGTGATAGAGGGGATTGCAGCAGGCTGTGGTCAATCGGATTGTTCTCTTTTGGGAGGAGAAACTGCTGAAATGCCAGGTTTTTATCCCAGTGGAAGATATGACCTAGCAGGTTTTTGTGTGGGGATCGTTGAACATCGTCACTTAATAGACGGCACGAAAATTGATTGTGATGATCAGATTATAGGGATAAAAAGTAATGGTGTTCATAGCAATGGTTTTAGTCTTGTTCGTAAAGTCCTTTCCATTGCGAATGTGGACGAAAATACTCTTTATGGGAAAAATCAAAGGAACTTGATTAAATCTTTGCTAGAACCAACCGCAATTTATTTTCAAATTGTAGACAAATTGTTGAGAGAAAATTTATCCATTCATGGAATGACGCATATAACAGGTGGAGGTTTACCAGAGAATCTTCCTAGAATCTTCCCCTCTGGATTACTACCATATATAGATATAACTAGCTGGGAAATATCTGAAATCTTTAATTGGTTACAAAACGCAGGTGATATTCCTGAAATTGATCTTTGGAATACTTTCAATATGGGGATAGGGTTTTGTCTAATTGTTCCAAAAAATGCAGTGAATTCTGCTTTAGAAATATGTATTCAAAATGATTTTGAGGCTTGGAATATAGGACAAGTTGTCGAAAGTCAAAATAATTCAAAGCATATCGATATTTTAGGAATACCTAGGTAA
- a CDS encoding lipid-A-disaccharide synthase-related protein, whose product MFLCNGHGEDTIACRVIEALHEINPDISHEVLPMVGDGKAFSKLVKNGWLSKIGTSTFLPSGGFSNQSFSGLFLDLKAGLLGSLWRQWTLIHGSAKNGRIIVAVGDLLPLLFAWASGANYFFIGTPKSDYTWASGPRYALSDCYHRLKGTEWDPWEFWLMRSTRCKMVAVRDKITARGLRNHGVKALSPGNPMMDGISKSECPNDFKKYRRLILLCGSRLPEAYQNFKKLLIAIQFIQISSPIAVFVPLSSSAMRKKIELIMMDLGFKPTYQSTVENGISGIWKKNSLLIMIGFNQFSCWAKWGEVGVANAGTATEQLVGLGIPCVSLPGKGHQFNFNFAKRQSRLLGGTVAIAKGYETLAKQVVFLLNSDFDREIIGLRGSKRMGPEGGSQAIALSISNHLSKGL is encoded by the coding sequence TTGTTTCTTTGTAATGGACATGGAGAAGACACGATTGCTTGCAGGGTTATCGAAGCTCTCCATGAAATTAATCCAGATATCTCCCATGAGGTTCTCCCGATGGTTGGAGACGGAAAAGCATTTTCAAAGCTTGTAAAAAATGGCTGGCTTTCCAAGATTGGTACTTCAACATTTTTGCCAAGTGGGGGATTTAGTAATCAGAGTTTTAGTGGCTTGTTTTTAGATTTAAAAGCTGGATTGTTAGGCAGTCTTTGGAGACAATGGACTTTGATTCATGGATCAGCCAAAAATGGAAGAATTATCGTTGCAGTTGGAGATTTATTACCTCTTCTTTTTGCATGGGCTAGTGGTGCAAATTATTTTTTTATTGGCACTCCCAAAAGTGATTACACATGGGCGAGTGGGCCAAGATACGCCTTAAGTGATTGTTACCATCGCTTGAAAGGAACTGAGTGGGATCCATGGGAATTTTGGTTGATGCGATCTACTCGATGCAAGATGGTTGCAGTAAGAGATAAAATCACCGCTCGAGGTTTGAGAAATCATGGTGTAAAGGCACTGTCTCCGGGTAACCCAATGATGGATGGAATTTCTAAGAGTGAATGTCCAAATGACTTTAAAAAATATAGACGTTTGATTTTGTTATGTGGAAGTCGTTTGCCTGAGGCGTATCAGAATTTTAAAAAACTTTTAATTGCAATCCAGTTTATTCAAATTTCATCTCCCATTGCAGTATTTGTGCCTTTAAGTTCTTCTGCAATGCGAAAAAAAATAGAATTAATAATGATGGACTTAGGTTTTAAACCTACTTATCAGTCAACAGTTGAAAATGGGATTTCGGGAATATGGAAAAAAAACTCATTACTCATAATGATAGGCTTTAACCAATTTTCTTGTTGGGCTAAGTGGGGAGAAGTAGGAGTAGCTAATGCAGGCACAGCTACAGAACAGTTAGTAGGTTTAGGTATCCCATGCGTGTCCTTGCCAGGGAAAGGGCATCAATTTAATTTTAATTTTGCTAAGCGTCAAAGTCGTTTATTAGGAGGTACTGTAGCTATTGCTAAGGGTTATGAAACTCTCGCAAAACAAGTGGTCTTTTTACTGAATTCTGATTTTGATAGAGAGATTATTGGCTTAAGAGGGTCTAAAAGAATGGGTCCTGAGGGTGGAAGTCAGGCTATAGCCCTTAGTATTTCGAATCACTTGTCCAAGGGTTTATAG
- a CDS encoding aldo/keto reductase: protein MTKRKIGIGFGTWAWGNKLVWGYEAKTDDILLKKTFFDAIDRGLDFVDSADSYGTGILFGQSEKLIGDFLEELPKRKLKEITIATKLAPFPWRIGRNGLNKAFQESNQRLKGNMTRVQLHWSTYRYAPWQEEQLLYGLGDLYEKGLIKEIGLSNIGPKRLNFLYQKMKERGIKINSIQIQLSLLSKPSLKDEEIKNICDENEIEYLAYSPLGLGILTIPPNKSPRPSTFIRQKLFQRILPKTIELRTLIANIGKKYSASQAQVALNWVRSHGAKPIVGIRTPFQAKDASSALKWSLTKSEKESLDFYRTKCLENMPQNPFTSP, encoded by the coding sequence ATGACTAAGAGGAAAATTGGGATTGGTTTTGGGACTTGGGCCTGGGGAAATAAGCTTGTTTGGGGCTACGAAGCTAAAACAGATGATATTTTACTTAAAAAAACTTTTTTTGATGCAATAGATAGGGGATTAGATTTTGTTGACAGTGCAGATTCATATGGCACTGGGATTTTATTTGGGCAAAGCGAAAAGCTAATTGGCGATTTCCTGGAGGAGTTACCCAAGAGAAAGCTTAAAGAAATTACTATTGCTACAAAGCTAGCACCCTTTCCATGGAGAATTGGTCGCAATGGACTAAATAAAGCTTTTCAAGAAAGCAATCAGCGATTAAAAGGGAATATGACAAGAGTACAGCTTCATTGGAGTACTTATCGTTATGCACCTTGGCAAGAAGAGCAGTTGCTATATGGCCTAGGAGATTTATACGAAAAAGGTTTAATTAAAGAAATCGGGCTCTCTAATATTGGTCCAAAAAGACTAAATTTTTTATATCAAAAAATGAAAGAAAGAGGAATTAAGATTAATAGTATACAAATTCAACTTTCGTTACTATCCAAACCATCTTTAAAAGATGAAGAGATCAAAAATATATGTGATGAGAATGAAATTGAATATTTAGCTTATAGTCCATTAGGGCTGGGAATCCTAACAATTCCACCAAATAAATCTCCCAGACCTAGCACATTCATACGACAAAAGTTATTCCAAAGAATACTTCCAAAAACTATAGAATTGAGAACATTAATAGCTAATATTGGTAAAAAATATTCAGCATCTCAAGCACAAGTTGCTTTGAATTGGGTAAGGTCTCATGGAGCCAAACCAATAGTCGGAATTCGTACTCCATTTCAAGCTAAAGATGCAAGTTCCGCACTTAAATGGTCCTTAACTAAAAGTGAAAAAGAAAGTCTTGATTTTTACAGGACTAAATGTCTAGAAAATATGCCTCAAAACCCTTTCACTAGTCCCTAA
- a CDS encoding histidine phosphotransferase translates to MPFENQQRLTRRRSSAGPTPPKRPLGGQADSGMRQNGGPRPTFLTLRDHGKVYVADLPNLSDGQLSHIGKEADEVLTSLESRINDLEQEATNGQRDNDTLIKASTKHEVTLRFIRAIQDEQEHRKNNPALKDAASESLPLTFLEVARHRLPGATFDSLLREALEACAKEDNEPEKEIIEKSTNSQPIPPAKVISLPTPSDSMKVIVSPDT, encoded by the coding sequence ATGCCTTTTGAAAATCAACAGCGTCTAACGCGCAGGAGAAGTTCTGCAGGTCCAACACCTCCTAAGAGGCCTTTAGGTGGCCAAGCAGATTCGGGTATGCGACAAAATGGTGGTCCAAGACCAACTTTTTTAACTCTTAGAGATCATGGGAAAGTGTATGTAGCTGATTTACCAAACTTATCTGATGGACAACTTTCTCATATTGGTAAAGAAGCTGATGAAGTGCTTACAAGTTTGGAGAGTAGAATTAATGATCTAGAACAAGAAGCAACTAATGGGCAAAGAGACAATGACACGTTGATTAAAGCGTCGACTAAGCATGAAGTCACTCTCAGATTTATACGAGCCATTCAGGACGAACAAGAGCATAGAAAAAATAATCCTGCATTAAAAGATGCGGCATCCGAGTCTTTACCACTCACATTCCTTGAGGTGGCTAGGCATAGATTGCCAGGTGCAACTTTTGACTCGTTGTTGAGAGAAGCATTAGAAGCTTGTGCTAAAGAGGATAATGAGCCTGAAAAAGAAATAATTGAAAAAAGCACAAATTCACAGCCCATCCCACCAGCTAAAGTGATTAGTCTTCCTACTCCCTCAGATTCAATGAAGGTTATTGTCAGCCCAGATACTTGA